The segment CGGCTTGGTATTGCAATAGACGCCGCAAAGGCCCTGCGCGAAGGCACGGCCCCCGAAGCCTTGCGCCGCATGGTTCTGGAACGCGCCAGCGCTGCGGCGGATGCCCGCGATATCGTGGCAGCGCCGCCATCGCCGGTCATCCCCAAAAGTGCAGAAAGCCCCATCGTCGCCGCCGCAAAACGCGCGGCCTCTGCAGGTGCAAAGGGCTGAAAACCCTTTCATCCCTCAAACCCTGCCCCCTGATCCCCCGCCGCTCCTCCCCGGCGGGGGATTTCTTTTTGCAACCAGTTCACAAGGATCCCCGATATGACCGTGCTCCGCCAGCCATCCACCATGGGCGATGTTCTCAAATATGAGGTCAACCCGAACTTCACCCGCGAGAGCGTGACACTTCTTGCGGGCACCACCTATACCGTCGGCGCTGTGCTTGGCCGCATCACCGCGAGTGGCAAATATAAGCTGGCAACTTCGGGCGGCACGGATGGCGCGCAAACAGCTGCCGCCATGCTGCTCTACCCGGTCGATGCCACCGGTGCCGATGCCATCGGCGTGGTGATCATGCGCGGCCCCGCCATCGTCTCCAAAGCCGCCCTCGTCTTTGACACCACCGTCGATGATGCCGCCAAAACCGCGACCAAGCACGGCCAACTCGCTGCCCTTGGCATCATTGCGCGCAATACCGCTTAAAGCAGATCGCGCAACGGCGCATCAGCCGGGCGGCTTCGCTGCCCATGATCCCCAAACCAAGGCTATCCCCACCCTTTTTGCCGGAGTTTCCTATGACCCTCACCCGTAACCCGTTTGACGCAGGCGGCTATTCGCTCGCCGAGATGACGCAGGCGATCAACATCCTGCCCAATCTTTACACCCGCCTTGGCCAGATCGGCCTCTTTCGCTTTGAGGGTGTCTCGCAACGCGCCATCGTGATCGAACAGCATCAAGGCGTGTTGAGCCTCCTGCCCTCGGTCCCCCTCGGTGCCCCTGCCACCGTCGGCAATCGCGAGGCCCGCTCCATGCGCAGCTTTGCGCTGCCTTGGATCCCACATGATGATGTGATCCTGCCCTCGGATATTCAGGGCCAGCCCGCACTCGGCGCCTCGGACGCAGCCGACCCGCTGGTTGAGGTGATGAACCGCAAGCTGCAGCTGATGCGCCGCAAGCATGCCCAGACCCGCGAATATATGGAGATGAACGCGCTGCGCGGCATTGTGAAGGATGGTGCTGGCACCACGCTTTACAATTACTTCACCGAGTTTGGCCTTGAGCAACTCGCGATCGACTTTATCTTTGGCACTGCGGGCACAAACGTGCAGGGAAAGGTCCGCTCCGTGTTGCGCGCGATTGAGGACAACCTTTTGGGCGAGACCATGACCACCGCGCATGCGCTGGTCAGCTCGGAGTTCTTTGACAAGCTGATCAGCCATCCCAAAACCGAAGAAGCCTACAAGTTCTTCTCCGCAACGGGCGGGCAGCCCCTGCGCGAAGACATGCGCC is part of the Paracoccaceae bacterium Fryx2 genome and harbors:
- a CDS encoding head decoration protein; protein product: MTVLRQPSTMGDVLKYEVNPNFTRESVTLLAGTTYTVGAVLGRITASGKYKLATSGGTDGAQTAAAMLLYPVDATGADAIGVVIMRGPAIVSKAALVFDTTVDDAAKTATKHGQLAALGIIARNTA
- a CDS encoding major capsid protein gives rise to the protein MTLTRNPFDAGGYSLAEMTQAINILPNLYTRLGQIGLFRFEGVSQRAIVIEQHQGVLSLLPSVPLGAPATVGNREARSMRSFALPWIPHDDVILPSDIQGQPALGASDAADPLVEVMNRKLQLMRRKHAQTREYMEMNALRGIVKDGAGTTLYNYFTEFGLEQLAIDFIFGTAGTNVQGKVRSVLRAIEDNLLGETMTTAHALVSSEFFDKLISHPKTEEAYKFFSATGGQPLREDMRRAFPFAGVLFEEYNGSVTLSNGTSERLIPAGDGIAFPLGTFDTFTTFGGPANLLEAANTIGLPLYARQHLDEKGRWIDLMTESSILPVNKRPRMAIRLTSST